The following are from one region of the Colius striatus isolate bColStr4 chromosome Z, bColStr4.1.hap1, whole genome shotgun sequence genome:
- the LOC104556314 gene encoding keratin, type I cytoskeletal 19 — MSCAIRQVVTTCSQGRSSAGSSAGGSGRKVSSSSSGRHTACDLGGVVGTFSGGSLSEGLLGKQLSAGSATSGSFAATQRACSALGFSGGGICTRGIGGGFSRAGAGCGDGILFANNEKATMQNLNDRLASYLDKVRLLEGDNADLECKIREWYAKVGPSCEPRDYSCYHKEIEDLQNQILCAAMETNKILLNIDNNRMTADDFRVKYEAECGLRQNVDADICNLRPVLDQLASCKTDLQLQCEALTEEMCCLKTNHEEEMSCLRKQATGDVSVEVNACPGPDLRKILEDLRCQYETLMERNRKETEQWYACKVEEVNLEVVTSSQEIESSNKQVTELRRQLQALEINVQAQLTMKENLESSLAETECRYNKYLSELQSQISCVEQRLAEIRAEMECQNQEYKTLLDVKCRLEQEIQTYHCLLEGGQHDIIGPVGRGVPATSAGRSGGLKANLCQPCLP, encoded by the exons ATGAGCTGTGCCATCAGGCAGGTCGTTACTACCTGCTCCCAAGGCAgaagcagtgctggcagctctgctggtgGTAGTGGAAGAAAggtctcctcctcttcctcaggaaGACACACGGCCTGTGACTTAGGTGGTGTGGTTGGCACTTTTTCTGGTGGCAGTTTGAGTGAGGGATTACTTGGGAAGCAGCTGAGCGCTGGCAGTGCTACCAGTGGGAGCTTTGCAGCTACCCAGAGGGCTTGTTCTGCCCTTGGATTCAGCGGGGGAGGTATCTGCACTCGAGGTATTGGTGGTGGCTTCAGCAGGGCTGGCGCCGGTTGCGGTGATGGGATCTTGTTTGCTAACAATGAAAAGGCGACGATGCAGAACCTCAACGACCGCTTGGCCTCTTACCTGGACAAGGTACGGCTCCTGGAGGGTGACAATGCTGACCTCGAGTGCAAGATCAGGGAGTGGTATGCCAAGGTAGGGCCCAGCTGCGAACCACGGGACTACAGCTGTTACCATAAGGAAATCGAAGACCTTCAAAACCAG ATTCTGTGTGCAGCCATGGAGACTAACAAAATCCTTCTGAACATTGATAACAACAGGATGACTGCTGATGACTTCAGAGTGAA GTACGAGGCAGAATGTGGTCTCCGACAAAACGTGGATGCAGACATTTGCAACCTACGCCCTGTCCTGGATCAGCTGGCCAGCTGCAAGACCGACCTGCAGCTACAGTGTGAGGCTTTGACTGAAGAGATGTGTTGTCTCAAGACGAACCATGAGGAG GAAATGAGCTGTCTGAGGAAACAGGCAACTGGAGATGTGAGTGTGGAAGTCAATGCCTGTCCTGGCCCAGACCTGAGGAAGATCCTGGAGGATCTGAGGTGTCAATATGAAACGCTGATGGAGCGCAACCGCAAAGAGACTGAACAGTGGTATGCCTGCAAG GTGGAGGAGGTGAATCTGGAGGTTGTCACGAGCAGCCAGGAGATTGAGTCGAGCAACAAACAGGTGACTGAGCTGAGACGTCAGCTGCAGGCTTTGGAAATCAACGTGCAAGCCCAGCTCACCATG AAAGAAAACCTGGAATCCTCTTTGGCGGAAACCGAATGTCGCTACAACAAATACCTGTCTGAGCTCCAGAGCCAGATCTCCTGTGTGGAGCAGCGGCTGGCTGAGATACGAGCAGAAATGGAGTGCCAGAACCAGGAATataaaaccctcctggatgtcAAATGCCGCTTGGAGCAGGAGATTCAGACCTACCACTGCTTGCTGGAGGGAGGACAGCACGACATCAT